Proteins found in one Dethiosulfovibrio salsuginis genomic segment:
- a CDS encoding TAXI family TRAP transporter solute-binding subunit has product MRKGCLMALAAAFVLSASFAGQAVANQFVTIVTGSTGGTYYPVGTIIANGLNKELMSQGIKASAQSSGGTVENLKMMKNGEAEMAIAMSNLTGFAYKGIGTYEGAAIPNLRYVMGLWPDVTQIVVRKEAGIEGWADLKGKRFAVGPPASGTEFTSKLVLNVVAGLTFDDISPEYIGYSEAAQALQNGRLDAFNAETGYPVSAVSELYAGRTPVGMLEFSDDDLDTLQLEAPYYARVVIPANVYPKQEKPLNLVGVKSALIVTEAVDAQVVYDTLRIIYKDKESMKQAHAAFSKIDYDNPMAGLYGAPLHPGAVKFFREQGFEIPGSLLPPEMN; this is encoded by the coding sequence ATGAGGAAGGGATGTTTAATGGCCTTGGCGGCCGCTTTTGTCCTGTCCGCGTCCTTTGCGGGTCAGGCGGTAGCCAATCAGTTTGTGACCATCGTCACAGGGTCCACCGGTGGTACCTATTATCCGGTAGGGACCATCATCGCCAACGGCTTGAACAAAGAGCTTATGTCCCAGGGCATTAAGGCTTCCGCCCAGAGCTCCGGCGGTACCGTCGAAAACCTGAAGATGATGAAAAACGGAGAGGCCGAGATGGCCATAGCCATGTCGAACCTCACAGGTTTTGCCTACAAAGGCATAGGGACCTACGAGGGAGCTGCTATACCTAACCTTCGTTACGTAATGGGCCTCTGGCCCGACGTGACCCAGATCGTCGTTCGCAAAGAGGCGGGGATCGAAGGTTGGGCGGACCTCAAGGGCAAGAGATTTGCCGTAGGCCCTCCTGCCTCTGGCACCGAGTTCACCAGCAAGCTCGTCCTGAACGTGGTAGCAGGTCTTACCTTCGATGATATCAGCCCTGAATACATAGGCTACAGCGAGGCGGCACAGGCCCTTCAGAACGGCCGTCTTGATGCTTTCAACGCCGAGACCGGTTACCCAGTCTCAGCGGTATCCGAGCTTTACGCCGGTAGAACTCCTGTGGGGATGCTCGAGTTCTCCGACGACGACCTGGATACACTTCAGCTTGAGGCTCCCTACTACGCCAGGGTGGTAATTCCCGCCAACGTCTATCCCAAGCAGGAGAAGCCCCTTAACCTGGTCGGAGTCAAGTCCGCCCTTATAGTCACCGAGGCGGTCGATGCACAGGTGGTCTACGACACTTTGAGGATAATCTACAAAGACAAAGAGTCCATGAAGCAGGCTCACGCCGCCTTCTCCAAGATAGACTACGATAACCCCATGGCGGGGCTCTACGGTGCCCCTCTTCACCCCGGTGCGGTAAAGTTCTTCAGAGAGCAGGGTTTCGAGATTCCCGGATCCCTTCTTCCGCCGGAGATGAACTAG
- a CDS encoding TRAP transporter permease — protein MNLLSIFKPGEHIPNREFSGNVKIFAVALAVMTSLVHCWMNSIGLIITIKMNAIHLATMMALVFLYFPARAKSRSDAPSAVDWVCVGLALLGGLYIIMFYDRLLASRLEVTQMDLIISVMTMALLVEASRRAVGMPLTVLCVFFLIYTKYGAYFPGLFAHRGFDWSRVITRMALTDQGIYGVTIMVSSSYVFMFILFGAFLAATKTSEFFNDFALAIAGKYRGGPAKVAVVASALMGSISGSSQANVATTGAFTIPLMIKVGYKPFFAGAVEAAASTGGILMPPIMGASAFIMSTFLGIPYVTIMLAGIFPALLYYGAIMTMVDLRAKSNGLRGLSKEEIPSLRATLLDKGHMTIPLVLIIYFLVAGYTPLFSAFLGLIAIIVLSSCKKSTRMGLKEFIGALDGGARSAAPVGIACGIVGFIVGAVGMTGVGQVIAMNIIMFAGGKLWAALILCMLAALVLGMGLPASACYIITATIAAPALQQMGVNPLAAHFFAFYYGTMSAVVPPVALTSYTAAGLAKASPTKVAVVGFGLAMSGLLLPYLFVYNPVLLLIDFTWGTFLPTIVCAVVGVFSLSAGLIGMLRGRMALWERALFVVNGIALVNPLDMVRLTSLGCFALIFTLHWVRNKESR, from the coding sequence TTGAATCTTTTGAGCATTTTTAAGCCCGGTGAGCATATTCCCAACAGGGAGTTTTCCGGTAACGTAAAGATATTTGCGGTAGCCTTGGCGGTGATGACGTCCCTTGTCCACTGTTGGATGAACAGCATAGGACTTATCATTACCATAAAGATGAACGCTATCCACTTAGCCACCATGATGGCCTTGGTTTTCCTCTACTTCCCCGCAAGGGCCAAGTCGAGAAGCGACGCCCCTTCCGCGGTGGACTGGGTGTGTGTAGGACTGGCTCTTCTGGGAGGACTTTACATCATAATGTTCTACGATCGTCTCCTCGCCAGCCGCCTTGAGGTGACCCAGATGGACCTGATTATATCGGTCATGACCATGGCCCTTCTGGTGGAGGCCTCCCGTCGAGCTGTAGGGATGCCTCTGACGGTCCTTTGCGTGTTCTTCCTGATCTATACCAAGTACGGGGCCTACTTCCCTGGACTCTTCGCCCACAGGGGATTCGACTGGTCAAGGGTCATCACCAGGATGGCCCTGACGGACCAGGGAATATACGGGGTAACCATAATGGTCTCGTCGTCCTACGTCTTCATGTTCATCCTTTTCGGTGCCTTTTTGGCGGCGACCAAGACCAGCGAATTTTTCAACGACTTCGCCCTGGCGATCGCCGGAAAGTACCGTGGAGGTCCGGCTAAGGTGGCTGTGGTAGCCTCAGCGCTAATGGGAAGCATCTCCGGCAGCTCTCAGGCTAACGTCGCTACCACCGGGGCCTTTACCATACCTCTGATGATCAAAGTGGGGTATAAGCCTTTCTTCGCAGGAGCGGTGGAGGCGGCGGCCAGCACCGGAGGTATCCTCATGCCCCCTATCATGGGAGCTTCCGCCTTCATAATGAGCACCTTTTTGGGGATACCTTATGTCACCATAATGTTGGCCGGTATCTTCCCAGCACTGCTCTACTACGGGGCCATCATGACTATGGTCGATCTAAGGGCCAAAAGCAACGGGTTGAGAGGTCTCTCGAAGGAGGAGATTCCGTCTTTGAGGGCGACCCTTCTGGACAAAGGGCATATGACCATTCCCCTCGTCCTGATAATCTACTTCCTGGTGGCGGGATACACCCCTCTTTTCTCCGCCTTTTTGGGACTTATCGCCATCATAGTCCTGTCGTCCTGTAAGAAATCCACCAGAATGGGGCTAAAGGAGTTCATCGGGGCCCTCGACGGAGGAGCCAGGAGCGCCGCCCCCGTAGGTATAGCCTGTGGAATAGTGGGCTTTATCGTCGGAGCTGTGGGGATGACCGGTGTCGGTCAGGTCATAGCTATGAACATAATAATGTTCGCCGGAGGAAAGCTCTGGGCGGCTCTGATACTCTGCATGTTGGCGGCGCTGGTCCTGGGGATGGGACTGCCTGCGTCGGCGTGCTACATCATAACCGCCACCATTGCGGCCCCGGCTTTACAGCAGATGGGAGTCAACCCCCTGGCGGCCCACTTCTTCGCCTTCTACTACGGGACAATGTCGGCGGTGGTTCCTCCTGTGGCCCTCACCAGCTACACCGCTGCGGGCCTGGCCAAGGCCTCACCGACTAAGGTGGCGGTGGTCGGTTTCGGATTGGCTATGTCCGGCCTTCTCCTGCCCTACCTGTTCGTCTACAACCCGGTGCTGCTCCTGATCGACTTCACATGGGGGACTTTCCTGCCTACCATAGTGTGTGCTGTCGTAGGTGTGTTCTCCCTGTCCGCCGGTCTTATCGGTATGCTCAGAGGTCGTATGGCCCTTTGGGAGAGAGCTCTTTTCGTTGTTAACGGAATAGCCTTGGTCAACCCTCTGGATATGGTTAGGCTGACGAGTCTGGGTTGCTTTGCCCTGATCTTCACATTGCACTGGGTAAGGAATAAAGAGAGCCGCTAG